The Methanomicrobiales archaeon HGW-Methanomicrobiales-1 genome segment CGATCGCCATGATCTCGCCTTCCTGCTCTGCAATATGTGACTTGAACTCAACCGGCCCGCGATCGAGTTTTCCCTGCATCTTCAAGAGCCGGTCGCCCTGTTTGATGCCTTTGGTATTCTGGTGCATTCTCACCTCTGGCGGGTCATTAGGCCCGTTTTTGTATTGTTCCTGGACTTTTCGGTTCCTGATAATCCTGTCCACATTGATCCTGCCGACGATGGCCGGTTATTCAGGCAAGGGCAGCAAGGATGTCGTGCCGGTCAAGTATCCCGACAAGGGCATCGCCGTTAAGAACGGGAAGCCGGCTGACATCGTGTTTTACCAGCAGTTCTGCTGCATACTTCACCGGCTCGTCAGGTGTGATAGTGACCACTTCACGGGTCATCACATCCTCGACCGTGGTATGGGCATGCTGGGCGATTGCTGACCGCACCCGCTTAGTGCTGATCAGGTCGCGGCGGGATATGATACCGATGAGCTGTTTCTTTTTGATCACCGGGAATGCCGTAAACCCGCTCTCCATGATGAGTGCCTGGATCTTCTGGAGTTCGTCCGTTGGATCTGCGGCAACCACCTTTGTATTCATGCGTGAGGCTACCGTCCCGTGCAGTTCATTGCGCGAGATGATAACGGGAAAGAGATCCGAAAGAAGGATTCCTCCCCGCATGTGACGCGTGGAGTCTATCACCGCTACACTATCCGTATGGAAGCTTCGCATTGTTTTTGCCACCTGTTCGATTGAGTCTTCAGGATTTACCATCGGTGCATCCTTGACAAAACCCTCAACCGTTACATTCGATTTCGTTGCAGTCACCCGCAACCCGTCCGTCAGGTCGATGTAGCCGAGGAGATTTTTCTTTGCATCCACGACATAGACTTCACGGAATCGTTCATCTCTGAGGATCTGCCGCGCTTTTGTTATCTGGTCACTGTTTTTCAGCACAGGGATCTCAACGAGGAAATCCTGTGCTGTTTTCATGTGATTTTGTCCTCCTCACGGCAGCTTGGACAGATCAATACGCCATCCACCCGCTTAAGGTCATCAGACATCTGGCTGCAGCGATCGCATACACCCTGCTCAACGATCTCCTCGCGGTTGATCTCGATGAGATCCTCCAGCAGATCATTGAGCTCTGTTGAAACGGTAAGAAGATCCCGGACCGTAATAATACCGATCACTTCGTTGCAGTCATCAACAACGGGGAGTCTCCTTACCTTGTGCTTCACCATCATGTGGGCGGCATCGCCGGATGTTTTATCCGCACTCACCGTAATGAGTGGCGTGCTCATGATTTCATTCACGTGTACTTTGCTCGGTTTGAGATCCTTTGCCACCACTTTGCAGTTGATGTCTTCCTCGGTAACAATGCCAATGGGCTTGTTATTATCGAGGATGATTACACTGCCGACTTCTTCCTTGCACATCGCCTTGGCAGCCATAGCCACCGTAGCTTCTATGCCTATCATGGTCGGGTTGCGTTTCATCACTTCACTGAGGGGGACACGGGTTTCAAACCGTATTGCGTTGGTTGTCTTTTTCATGAGTCACCTCCTTTGGTGCGTTTGGTTCTGATGTTTTTACAATTAGCATACTCCCCTCCCCTTGTATAAATACAATTTGGCCGAGGCAGGAAACAATGCAGCACAGTAATAGTTGGAGAGGCTGTCCGGACCGTGCGGGATCGCCTTACGGCGATCCTCTGGGAAAAATACGAGAAACCTAATAAACTGCGTATTCAATACATTACTTACGAATCATGGTGAATTCTTTGTACCCAGGTACGATGCGTAGCCGACGAGGTGTAGAGTGAAAATATTTTATCAGACGTTTGGTACGGCAAAGAAGAAATTTTCCAATTTCCTCAATTCATTTTTCAAGAAGAAACGGACCCGGATCGGTATTTACGGTCCACCCAATGCGGGAAAGACCACGCTGGCTAACCGTATTGCCCGCGACTGGACCGGCGATGCCGTCGGCCCGGTAAGCGAGATCCCGCACGAGACCCGCAGGGCCCGAAAGAAAGAAGATATCATCATCTCCGGCGCAAACGGCAGCGTAGTAACGATGGATATCGTAGATACCCCGGGTGTCACGACCAAGATCGATTACCATGAATTCCTGGAATTCGGCATGGAGAAGGACGAAGCGATCATCCGCGCCCGGGAAGCTACCGAGGGTGTTGCCGAGGCCATGCACTGGCTGCGCGAGGATATTGACGGCGTTATCTACATGCTCGACTCAACGCTCGACCCATTCATGCAGGTGAATATCATGATGATCGGGATCATCGAGAGCAGGAATCTTCCCGTCATCATCGTTGCAAACAAGATCGATCTCGCCGATGCGGCGCCGGCACGTATCCGCAGCGCGTTCCCCCAACACCCGGTTGTAGCGATCTCCGGTCTCGAGGGCAGGAACGTTGAAGATCTCTACGAAACCATGATCGAATACTTCGGGTGAGACCAGATGCCGCACAAGTGTACAAAATGCGGACGGGAATACCAGGACGGTTCAACCGAGATCTTACGGGGATGCGCGAGCTGCGGCGGCAAGAAGTTCCTCTACGTCAAGGAAGAAGAGATCAACAAGGATGTACTTGAAGAGAAGTCCATCGAAGAGATCGCTGACGAGTCCAAAGAAGAGGTTCTTGAGATCGTTGAGAAGCCCACAACCCGGAAAAAGGAAGTGGAGATGTATGACCGGGTCGAGACGATCCGGATTGTCTCACCGGGATCTTACGAGCTGAACCTCGAGAAGATGGTAAAGAGCGATGAGCGGATCGTAAGCGTGGGCAAAGAGGGCAGTTATATCATCGATCTCGTGTCGATGGCAAAAGAAGAGCCGAAGAAGAAGGGTAAAAAGAAGTGAGAATATCTTTCATTTTCCTGGTTTTTTTAATATTTTTTTTCATTTAATGAGTATCTGATTTTACTAAAAAGGATAATTTGTTAAATGCCTCGTGAGAGGATGTCTGATATTTTACAATCTTCTCCCCCCACTTGTGCCAATCCCCCGTAGGGGGATGGGGCACAGATGCGATTGCATTCTGACAGGTTTTTCCTTGACATTAGCAAAAAAATCCTACAGCTTGTGCTCCAGCATCGAGTAGTTCGATTTTTCTTATGAGGGTCAAGGGGGTGCTCCCCTTGAGCTGCCTCCCCCTCTGGGGGAGAGAGGGGGTCACCCTCCAAGGGTCACAAAGAGCAGGCAATCAAGGGAAGCGAGGATTTCCACGATAATTAAAAAGGATTCAGGGGGATTACTCCGATCGCAGCGCATCGATCGGGTCCATGTTGGATGCCTTCCATGCCGGATACAACCCTGAAACCACGCAGACCACGATACCGATAATCATACCATACGGGACATACATGATGCTGTCCGGCAGGAAGAAATACGCCGTGTTGCCGATCATGGCACTCACAACAGAATAACCGATGACAAGACTGCAGATCCCTCCTACGCCGGCGCCGATAACCCCGAGAATGAATGCTTCATACAGGAACATGCGGCGCACTTCTCCTTTTTCCGTACCAATGGAGAGCAGGATACCGATCTCCTGTACCCGTTCATTGACCGACATCATCATCACGTTGAAGATGCTGACGGCTGCGACAACAAGGGAGATGCCCCCAATCGCAAGGATGAAGGTCGTGATGGTGCCCAGCGTTGCGGTAATGGAAGTAAGGCGGGAACTGGCGTCCTGGATCCGCACGACATCGCTTTTCCGGTTGACTTTGTCATCGATGGAAGCCTCTACATCGCTGATAGTATCGACATTTTTCACAATCACATTGACCTGATCGTACAGGTCCTTGTCGCCATAATGATCCGTGTACCAGTCGTCCGGCACAATGATCGCGTTATCGGTATTGACCCCGTCGGATGCAAAACCCCGGGCAGCCAATATGCCGGAGACCCGGACTACCGGCCGCGAGGCTTCATCCTTCTGCCCGATCTTGATCCGGCTGCCGACTTTCAGGTCGAAGTTGCTGGCAATGCCGGACCCGACAATGGCATCATTCGCCCCCCGGATATTATCCCCCTCCTCGATCGTGAGGAATTTGGGGATGTCGTTGGGATCCATACCGTAGACACTTCCACGGCCATCGGTAGAACCGATCGTGAACTGCGTACTGGTCCGGTGAAGAGGAATGACAATGTTCGACCCGGCAGAACTCTTAATCTCGCTCAACTGCGTTTTTGTTATTCCCGATGAGGTTACCGGTGTTCCGGCCGTAGTCGTGGTTCTCACCACATCGGACGAGATCATGATCGTATTGACATTCGACGATAGCTGTTCTTTTACCGAGAGCTGCATATTCGCCCCGAGCATTCCCATGGACGAGATGGCAACGACCCCGATGACAATACCGACCGACGCAAGGAGCGAGCGCAGGAAGTTTAAGCGGACGCTGCGCACCGATAGGTCAAAGAAGATATCTTTCATGATGCCACGATCCTCCCGTCCTCGAGCTCAATGATCCGGTGGGCATATTCTGCGATCTTCGGGTCATGGGTGACAAGGATCACGGTCTTTCCTTTACTCTGTAGATCAACAAGGATGTCCATGATCTGGAGGCCGGTCTTCCGGTCCAGGTTCCCGGTCGGTTCATCGCAGAGAAGGATCTTCGGGTCATTGACCAGTGCCCGTGCAATCGCGACCCGCTGCTGCTGGCCGCCCGAGAGCTGGTTGGGCCGGTGGGCACTCATATCAGCGTCAAAACCCACAGATTTGAGCACCGCTGTCGCCTTCCCGGTGGTATCGCGCTGCTTGTACTTCAGGATAAGCGGGTATTCCACGTTCTCGTATGCCGAGAGAAGGGGAATTAAGTAAAATTTCTGGAAGATGTACCCAATAATATCACGGCGCATGTGAGTGCGCTCCAGGTTGGTCATCGCAGCCACATTTCTTCCATTGATAAACAATTCCCCGGTCGTAGGCACATCGAGGATACCGAGATGGTTCATCAGGGTGGATTTGCCGGAACCTGATGGGCCCATGACAGCGATGAACTCGTTTTCCCGGATATCGAGCGAGACATGGTCAAGCGCGGTGAAGTCGCCACTCTCCAGGGGGTATACTTTTGAGACGTCGGTTAACCGTATAAGGGGTGTATCATCCATGGCAGTCGGCTCATTGCTTCCTGAACTTTGCTGTAATCCATTTCCGTTTCATATACAGCACAATACCGATAATAACAATAATGCCCCCGGCTATCACCGGGTAGAACGAACTAATCCCACCGGCGCGGGATCCACCGATCCCTAACATGCTGCTTCCGCCCGGAGCCCGCTGGGACGCTGATGTGCCGGAAGATGTTCCTGATACCTGGCGGGATGTTGAACCCGAACTGCTGCTGGATCCTGATATATCCAACCCGGTTAATGATCGCAGGTCGAGAGTCTTTACCGTTGAGAATGAATTGCCCAGTGCATCCTTCCAGGAGACCTGCACGGGAACCGAAGAGAGGTTGTTGCTTGCAAAGGTGAGCTCAAAACTTGAAAAGTCATCGGATGCAAGTGAACCAATGGAATATTCCGCGTAGGGCTCTACTGCTTTTGCGGGAGCAACTACCGTCAGAACCATGGATTTTGCATCGGTGATACCTGCGTTGTTGACATCCCCGGAAAGATGGTAGGAAGAGCCCTGGGACGTGACTTCAATATTATTGATGACCGGCACTGCTGCCGATTTATCGGTTCCGGTTTTGATAGGCAGGACAGCAACGGTAGAGTGCTTGTTGTTTCCATTCTGGAAGCTGATGCGGAATGTCAGGGCGGTATCTTTTTCCGGAGTAACATCAAAGGGAATATCAACGGAACTTCCGGCACCTAAGGATGAGATGAAACGGGAGCTTGGACTTACTGTTGCACCCCCGCCTTCAGGAGTGATGAGAATATTTTTGATTGCCCCGTTTCGCGGATTGACGATAGTTAAGTTAATCGTGTCTTTTGTTGAAACGGCGAAATCATCCGGAACGCTGTCAAAACTTGCCCGGATATCCTGCGAATCCACTTCGATACTGATAGGATACCGGATGCTTCCTGCAGTACTGGATGCCACGGAAAACATCGGGAAATAGTTGCCGTCTTTTGACCCTGCATTAACGAGAAGGGTATAGGTCATCGAGTTACCGGGTCCGAGGTAGATCGTTGTGCCGTAGGCTTCCCGGTTCAGGAGATTGATGTTGGTGTCGATAAGATCAGCCTGGGAAAATGATACGGCCTGTGAACCGGAATTGGCGAGCGTGACAGCGATGGTTCCTTGCTCGTACGGGTAGAATACCGGGGGATCGAGGGTGACCGAACTCACCGAAACCTGTGCAAGGGCGTCCTGGGGGGACAGGGTTGTTGTTGTGCCCGTACTACTTGAGGTAGTAGAGGAAGTGCTGCCCGTGGTCGCGGCGCCGGCTGCTGCCACAAGGCAGAAGACCAGGCAGATTGTGGATATCCAGTGTTTGTAGTTCATAATTTCTCCCATTTTATAGTAATACACCTGCGACGTTTATGGGGCACATCGTTACCCCGCATTATGATAGTGTAATGTACGTATTACTTAATGTAATTTAAAAGTTACTTTTGTAGAGTAAATACACTCTTGCAGCAACCAGCAAAACAGGGACATTCAAAAGAGGGAGTTATTTGAGATCTGCTTCTTCGCATTCGAAGATCTCTTCGACATTCACGTTGAAATATCGTGCAATCTTGAACGCGAGAGTAAGAGAGGGGACATACTTGCTTTTTTCTATAGCGATGATGGTCTGACGGTACACCCCGACAGCGTTTGCCAGGTGCTCCTGCGTCAGATTTGCCTTTGCCCTGAATACCTTGATGTTATTCTTCATCCATGTCCTCCCCGCCGTACTTCCGCTCGTAATAGAACTTAAAGCCGACATAGAGGAAGATGATCATGCAAAGGAAGAGGAGCTGGAGGAACCCGGGGTTTAAGAACGGTCTGCCAAACTCCATATCCGTCGGGCTGTGTTCGCGGATATACCGGAATGTCGGTGTCCGCTCAAGGCCAAAGAAATTACTGCTGGTCCAGACAATGAATCCAAGACTGAAGGTGAAAAAGACCACCCAGAAGATCTCAAGCGTGTGGAACGCAGCTTTCTGGGATATGGCAATTGAACGCTCGTCTTCGATGATACCGGTAACCCTGCGCCGGGCAAAGTACACGGTGATGACACCGATAACAAATCCGATCTGGATCGGGAGGGGGTCGTTCCACTCCAGCGATAACCAGAAGATACCAACGAGGGCAGTGACAATGATCCCGGTAAGGACGTAAAAGGTGTTCTGCTTCATGCTTTCCGGATGTAGTTTATACATTACATCGAGTAAAAGGTATCTGTCAGGGCCGGCAGATCATTGCCCGGAGTTTCTGCAATACCGGTTTTTGCTTATCGCGTGGCCATCTCCCCGCGTATGCCCTCGTACGGCACCGGCAGGTCAAGCCTCCGGAAGAACTCGTCAGCGAAGATCAGGCTGTTGACCACGGCCCATTCCGCACACCCGTGACCTAAGCATTTGTCCGGGAAGAAGGGACCGTTTTTTGGTGCGAGCGGGTTTGTTGCAAATTTTTTCCGGAGATTTTTTTCAAATTTCCCGCTGGTTGTTTCTTCACCGTTACGCCGGGTCGCCCCGTCACCAATCACCACCCATTCCCGTTTATAGTGCATAAGGTGATTGCGGATCTCGATGAGGAACTTCAGGTTCGCAAACGCCTGGTCGTCCTCGTCAAACGGGGATTTTTCTGCAATGAGGAGAATCTTCTGATATTTACTCAGGAGCGGGGCCCGGTCGAAATTCTTCTCGTTCTTCCATTTCTCGCAGATCAGTCTCAAAAGGGCTTCGTGCTTTTCATCCGCAAAGAAGTAGGCTTCATCAGCGACATCGGCATAGAGCTCGTTGATGGTGGATTCGAGAAACGCAACGGAGGACAGGACCGAGTTGAGTATGAAAACTTCATGCCGGAGCTGGAGTGCAGCCGGGATCTCTTTTACCTCCCGGTATTCCTGCTCAATCGCAAAGGCGAGCTGGCAGAGCAGGGCTGCCGACTGGATGTACCGCACGGAAAAGCAGTCCCGGAACCGGATTGCAGATTCCTCGCCGGAAATCTCAAGGGGGATCTTGTCCATCTGTACTATCCCGTTCTCTTTGAGAGATAAAAAACATGAGGGGACCGGCGTATATCCCATTGTTGCATTGACAACATTTAATCCCCCACCACACCAAATTTACTGGTGCATATGAACTCCCAAAATACCTGCGAGATCCCCTTTGGAGCGGTAGTCTCCATCACCAGTCGCGGCCGGTTCATTTTTTTGAATGACCGGCTCCGGCCGCTGGGCCTCTCCGCAGGCCAGTTCCCGGTCCTGATGCTGCTCTATAAAGAGCAGAACATCATGCAGGAGACCCTGGTCCGGCACTATCATCTCGATAAGGGCACGATTGCCCGGGCAGTAAAAAAACTCGAGGATGCCGGGTATATCCGGCGCATCGTCGATCCTGATAACCGCCGGGCAGTCCGCCTGTTTCTCACGGAAAAAGGCGAACATCTTGCTCCCGTGCTGCAGGCAATACATCACGAATGGGAAGAACAGGTCCTCACCGGTCTCTCCCGGGAACAGAAAGAGACCCTCAACTCCCTGATGCGCACCGTTGCGCAGAACAGCCACAGGAACATGCAGGATGAAAGAGGACTTCCCGATGCCAACAACTGAATCATCCGAAAGGGCGAATGAAGCCCCGGCCGGGAGAGATAATACCGAAGGCATCGCGCTCCTGATGGGAGACCCGAAAAAAGCCATCGTGAAACTGTCCGGGCCCATGATCATCGCGATGTTCCTGATGTCCACCTACAACATCGTCAACGCGATTTGGGTTGCCGGTCTCGGCTCCGATGCACTGGCGGCTGTCGGGTTCATCACCCCAATCTTCATGATCCTGATTGGGACCGGCAGCGGGCTCGGTGCCGGCGTCGCATCCGTCATCTCCCGCCGGATAGGTGCAAAAGATAAGATCGCGGCTGACAATGCAGCAGTCCACGCGATACTCATCACCCTGATCCTGTCAGCAGTCCTCACCATCCCCTTAATCCTCTTTACCGGCCCGATCGTTCACCTCTTTGGCGCAGGAGAAGTCTCCGGGCTTGCAACTGAATACGGGCAGGTCATCTTCCTGGGCATGGTACTCATCCTCTTCACTAACGTTGCCTATGCAATTCTCCGAGCTGAAGGAGATGCCAAACGGGCGATGTACGTCATGGCAGCGTCTTCGGTCATGAACATGGTCCTCGACCCGCTGCTCATCTACACGGCCGGCATGGGCATTGCCGGGGCGGCATGGGGCATGATCATCTCGCTGGTCATGGTATCGTGCGTGCTCCTTTACTGGTTCTTCATGAAGCGGGATACCTACGTCACCATCTCATACAAGGCATTCTCGTGGGACAAGAAAACCGTCCGGGACATTCTCGGGGTCGGCCTGCCGGCCAGCTTCGAATTCTTCCTCATGGCGATCCTCGCGATCTTCATCAACGGCCTGCTGGTCGCAACCGCAGGCACGGACGCTGTTGCAATCTATACCGCAGGGTGGAGAGTCGTGTTCTTCGCCGTTATCCCTCTCATCGCTATCAGCACATCAGTGATATCCGTTGCCGGTGCTGCCTACGGGGCGCGGCAGTTTGCAAAACTCAGGACCGTCCACACGTTTTCGGTCTCGCTCGGGATTGCAATCTCGCTGGTCATCAGCGCCCTCACGTTTATCTTTGCCCGGCAGATCGCTGTCATCTTCACGTACTCCCCGGACAGCGCCCATCTCGCACCGGAGATTGCCATGTTCCTTGCCACCATGTGCTTCTTCTACCCGTTCATTCCGCCGGGCATCATGTCGGGATCGGTCTTCCAGGCAACAGGTAAAGGGATGACATCGCTTGTCATCTCGGTCCTGCGGAACCTGGTCTTCATCGCACTCTTTGCCTACCTGTTCGGGATCGTGCTCGGGTATGGCGAGCACGGCATCTGGTGGGGAATTGTTGCCGGGGATATCATCGGAGGAACGGTGGCATACATCTGGGCCCGGGCGTATATCTCGCGGCTGATTGCGAACGGGTAATCTTAATCTTTTTTTAAAAATTGAACAATTTTGACTGTGATAAAATAAAATGTGAAAATTGCCGTCTTTTTGTTAGAGAGAGCCACACACATTCAACATCTATTATCATAAAAATCAACTCCAAGCGAAAATATTGAATTGTTGAATCTGTAGGGAGTGCTGTGTCTTCACGGAAGGATGCACACTTCCAATAAAATATTTAAACCAACTGCCAACGCAACAGAACTCTTGTTTCAAAAAACACAAATGAAAATGAAAGTTTTAATCATTTTAAAATAGTAAGTTCAATCATGAGAACACATCCTTTTTTCCCCTGTTTTGCTCTACTTTTGGCGATTATAATAATATCGGGATGCACGGGTTTGGGTGCGACGACTACAGCAGCACCAACACCTCCCCCCCAAGTTGTATATGTGACCGTTCTTGTGACACCAACACCTACAAATGCATTGGTAAAAGATCCGATAATTGGTGTGTGGAGGTTTACGGCGAAGACTGCCTCAAGTGATTACGATTACCGAGTGCAATTTGACGCGAATGGTACATCAATTGAGACGCTGGCATCAGATTCAACAATATATGTACCTGGAATTTGGAATTTTGCTGGAGATAATACATATATTGTAACCTCCGTTAAAACTGGGGATAAGAAATTGTATACTTATAATCCTCAGAC includes the following:
- a CDS encoding ABC transporter permease, which encodes MKDIFFDLSVRSVRLNFLRSLLASVGIVIGVVAISSMGMLGANMQLSVKEQLSSNVNTIMISSDVVRTTTTAGTPVTSSGITKTQLSEIKSSAGSNIVIPLHRTSTQFTIGSTDGRGSVYGMDPNDIPKFLTIEEGDNIRGANDAIVGSGIASNFDLKVGSRIKIGQKDEASRPVVRVSGILAARGFASDGVNTDNAIIVPDDWYTDHYGDKDLYDQVNVIVKNVDTISDVEASIDDKVNRKSDVVRIQDASSRLTSITATLGTITTFILAIGGISLVVAAVSIFNVMMMSVNERVQEIGILLSIGTEKGEVRRMFLYEAFILGVIGAGVGGICSLVIGYSVVSAMIGNTAYFFLPDSIMYVPYGMIIGIVVCVVSGLYPAWKASNMDPIDALRSE
- a CDS encoding lipoprotein-releasing system ATP-binding protein LolD, translating into MDDTPLIRLTDVSKVYPLESGDFTALDHVSLDIRENEFIAVMGPSGSGKSTLMNHLGILDVPTTGELFINGRNVAAMTNLERTHMRRDIIGYIFQKFYLIPLLSAYENVEYPLILKYKQRDTTGKATAVLKSVGFDADMSAHRPNQLSGGQQQRVAIARALVNDPKILLCDEPTGNLDRKTGLQIMDILVDLQSKGKTVILVTHDPKIAEYAHRIIELEDGRIVAS
- a CDS encoding MATE family efflux transporter codes for the protein MPTTESSERANEAPAGRDNTEGIALLMGDPKKAIVKLSGPMIIAMFLMSTYNIVNAIWVAGLGSDALAAVGFITPIFMILIGTGSGLGAGVASVISRRIGAKDKIAADNAAVHAILITLILSAVLTIPLILFTGPIVHLFGAGEVSGLATEYGQVIFLGMVLILFTNVAYAILRAEGDAKRAMYVMAASSVMNMVLDPLLIYTAGMGIAGAAWGMIISLVMVSCVLLYWFFMKRDTYVTISYKAFSWDKKTVRDILGVGLPASFEFFLMAILAIFINGLLVATAGTDAVAIYTAGWRVVFFAVIPLIAISTSVISVAGAAYGARQFAKLRTVHTFSVSLGIAISLVISALTFIFARQIAVIFTYSPDSAHLAPEIAMFLATMCFFYPFIPPGIMSGSVFQATGKGMTSLVISVLRNLVFIALFAYLFGIVLGYGEHGIWWGIVAGDIIGGTVAYIWARAYISRLIANG
- a CDS encoding CBS domain-containing protein — its product is MKKTTNAIRFETRVPLSEVMKRNPTMIGIEATVAMAAKAMCKEEVGSVIILDNNKPIGIVTEEDINCKVVAKDLKPSKVHVNEIMSTPLITVSADKTSGDAAHMMVKHKVRRLPVVDDCNEVIGIITVRDLLTVSTELNDLLEDLIEINREEIVEQGVCDRCSQMSDDLKRVDGVLICPSCREEDKIT
- a CDS encoding GTP-binding protein, which translates into the protein MKIFYQTFGTAKKKFSNFLNSFFKKKRTRIGIYGPPNAGKTTLANRIARDWTGDAVGPVSEIPHETRRARKKEDIIISGANGSVVTMDIVDTPGVTTKIDYHEFLEFGMEKDEAIIRAREATEGVAEAMHWLREDIDGVIYMLDSTLDPFMQVNIMMIGIIESRNLPVIIVANKIDLADAAPARIRSAFPQHPVVAISGLEGRNVEDLYETMIEYFG
- a CDS encoding histidine kinase, translated to MKTAQDFLVEIPVLKNSDQITKARQILRDERFREVYVVDAKKNLLGYIDLTDGLRVTATKSNVTVEGFVKDAPMVNPEDSIEQVAKTMRSFHTDSVAVIDSTRHMRGGILLSDLFPVIISRNELHGTVASRMNTKVVAADPTDELQKIQALIMESGFTAFPVIKKKQLIGIISRRDLISTKRVRSAIAQHAHTTVEDVMTREVVTITPDEPVKYAAELLVKHDVSRLPVLNGDALVGILDRHDILAALA
- a CDS encoding MarR family transcriptional regulator, yielding MHMNSQNTCEIPFGAVVSITSRGRFIFLNDRLRPLGLSAGQFPVLMLLYKEQNIMQETLVRHYHLDKGTIARAVKKLEDAGYIRRIVDPDNRRAVRLFLTEKGEHLAPVLQAIHHEWEEQVLTGLSREQKETLNSLMRTVAQNSHRNMQDERGLPDANN
- a CDS encoding transcriptional regulator, with translation MKNNIKVFRAKANLTQEHLANAVGVYRQTIIAIEKSKYVPSLTLAFKIARYFNVNVEEIFECEEADLK